A genomic stretch from Ananas comosus cultivar F153 unplaced genomic scaffold, ASM154086v1, whole genome shotgun sequence includes:
- the LOC109706148 gene encoding UNC93-like protein 3 translates to MAEEAAPLVVDVENEAGSLSRATIRRNHARDVHILSSAFLFVFSAYGAAQNLETTVNTAEDLGTISLGILYLSFTLFSVVASAVVRVLGSKRALVLGTSGYLLFIASNLKPASW, encoded by the exons ATGGCAGAGGAGGCCGCGCCCTTGGTCGTCGACGTGGAGAACGAGGCGGGATCCTTGTCTAGGGCGACAATTCGACGGAACCACGCCCGGGATGTGCACATACTCAGCTCCGCTTTCCTCTTCGTCTTCTCCGCCTATGGCGCCGCCCAGAATCTGGAGACCACCGTGAACACC GCGGAGGATCTCGGAACGATTTCTCTGGGTATTCTGTACCTCTCGTTTACTCTGTTCTCGGTTGTGGCCTCTGCTgtggttagggttttggggtcgAAGAGAGCGCTCGTGCTTGGCACAAGTGGCTACTTGTTGTTCATCGCGTCCAATTTGAAACCTGCATCTTGGTGA